The following proteins come from a genomic window of Malus sylvestris chromosome 4, drMalSylv7.2, whole genome shotgun sequence:
- the LOC126619669 gene encoding uncharacterized protein LOC126619669, with the protein MKLIWSPDTATKAYIDTVRSCEVFQESGVAELVSAMAAGWNAEFIVETWSSGGVIATSIGLEIASRHTRGRHVCVVPDEQSREEYAAAMKEAGMEAEVLVGEPEEVMAGLVGVDFLVVDSKRKDFARVLRQARLSHRGAVLVCKNASSRNASSFRWRSVVDCGSRRVVRSVFLPVGKGLDMAHVSSSGGNLESGKGENKWVKHFDQRSGEEHVIRK; encoded by the exons ATGAAGCTGATTTGGTCCCCTGATACTGCAACGAAGGCCTACATCGACACCGTCCGATCC TGCGAGGTTTTTCAAGAATCCGGCGTGGCGGAGCTTGTTTCGGCCATGGCGGCCGGCTGGAACGCGGAGTTCATCGTCGAGACGTGGTCTTCGGGAGGGGTGATCGCCACCAGCATTGGGCTTGAAATCGCCAGCCGCCACACGCGCGGGAGGCACGTGTGCGTGGTGCCAGACGAGCAGTCGAGGGAAGAATACGCGGCGGCGATGAAGGAGGCGGGGATGGAGGCGGAGGTGCTTGTGGGGGAGCCGGAGGAGGTGATGGCTGGGCTCGTGGGGGTGGATTTTCTGGTAGTGGATTCGAAGCGGAAGGACTTCGCAAGGGTTTTAAGGCAGGCGCGGCTCAGCCATCGGGGGGCGGTGCTTGTGTGCAAAAACGCTAGTTCGAGAAACGCTTCGAGCTTCCGGTGGCGGAGCGTGGTGGATTGTGGGTCGCGGCGCGTGGTCCGGTCGGTTTTTTTGCCGGTCGGGAAGGGTCTGGATATGGCGCACGTGTCCAGCAGTGGAGGGAATTTGGAGTCGGGAAAAGGAGAAAATAAATGGGTTAAACATTTTGATCAACGATCCGGGGAAGAACATGTTATCAGAAAGTAA